A genomic region of Hyalangium minutum contains the following coding sequences:
- a CDS encoding cytochrome d ubiquinol oxidase subunit II: MPTELILAGAVAGTFVLYSLFGGADFGGGVWDLLAAGPRKAEQRELIAKALGPVWEVNHVWLIVGLVLLFGGFPRAFAALTVALHVPLTLLLLGIVFRGTAFTFRTYDARGDRVQKRWGLVFSIASVISPLLLGMCVGAVVSGQIRVEGRAVVSGFFASWLTPFAVAVGVLALCLFAFLAAVYLTAEATTDPLREDFRRRALASGVAVFLAALGVLLFARDGASRVWEGLLHAPSALALHGVTAVTAVTTFALLWRRRFRLARVTAAAQAGFIVLGWAVSQYPYLVVPDLTVQSAAASPGVLRVLMVALAVGLVTVVPSLVLLLRVFQAPPRH, from the coding sequence ATGCCCACTGAGCTCATCCTCGCGGGGGCGGTGGCGGGGACATTCGTCCTTTACTCGCTCTTCGGCGGAGCGGACTTCGGCGGCGGGGTGTGGGACCTGCTCGCCGCAGGGCCTCGCAAGGCGGAGCAGCGCGAGCTCATCGCCAAGGCGCTGGGCCCGGTGTGGGAGGTGAACCATGTCTGGCTCATCGTAGGGCTCGTGCTGCTGTTCGGCGGTTTCCCTCGGGCCTTCGCGGCGCTCACCGTGGCGCTGCATGTCCCGTTGACGCTGCTGCTGCTCGGCATTGTCTTCCGGGGCACCGCGTTCACCTTCCGCACCTACGACGCGCGAGGAGACCGGGTGCAGAAGCGCTGGGGACTGGTGTTCAGCATTGCCAGTGTCATCTCTCCGCTGCTGCTCGGCATGTGCGTGGGAGCGGTGGTGAGCGGGCAGATCCGCGTGGAGGGCCGGGCGGTGGTGAGCGGCTTCTTCGCTTCGTGGCTGACGCCGTTCGCCGTGGCGGTGGGCGTGCTGGCGCTGTGCCTCTTTGCCTTTCTCGCGGCCGTGTACCTGACGGCGGAGGCCACCACGGATCCGCTGCGCGAGGACTTCCGGCGCCGGGCGCTGGCCTCGGGGGTGGCGGTCTTTCTCGCGGCGCTGGGCGTGCTGCTGTTCGCGAGGGACGGAGCCTCCCGTGTCTGGGAGGGCCTGCTGCACGCGCCCTCCGCGCTGGCGTTGCACGGAGTCACAGCGGTGACGGCGGTGACCACGTTCGCGCTGCTGTGGCGCAGGCGCTTCCGGCTGGCCCGTGTGACGGCGGCGGCGCAGGCGGGGTTCATCGTGCTGGGGTGGGCCGTGTCACAGTACCCGTACCTCGTGGTGCCGGACCTCACCGTCCAGTCCGCAGCGGCCAGTCCCGGAGTGTTGCGCGTGCTGATGGTGGCGCTGGCCGTGGGCCTGGTGACCGTGGTGCCCTCGCTCGTGCTGCTGCTGCGCGTCTTCCAGGCGCCGCCCCGGCACTGA
- a CDS encoding cytochrome ubiquinol oxidase subunit I: MTDLLYARAQMGLSLAFHIVFAAAGVALPVLMVISDWKARRTGDADYRLLSQKLAKGTAILFAVGAVSGTVLSFELGLLWPEFMGQYGEVIGLPFALEGVAFFTEAIFLGIYLYGRERVSPGLHLFSGVMVALSGAASAFFVTLVNVFMNDPSGFTPTAVGPMNIEPLAAMFSSGWKYQTVHVLISCYQASAFAMAGIHAFVLLKHPGSGFHRKALSVALPVACLTALLQPLVGDFLAKHTAKEQPVKLAAMEGHFDTERGAPLRLGGLPDVETATTPYALDIPKGLSILAFGDPDAEVRGLKEFPREDWPPVAKVHVSFQVMVGAGSAMALLSVVTLLLRWRKREWPASRWMMRAWLWASPLGLLALEAGWLVTEWGRQPWILHGVMRTAEAVTPVPHLAAPFWTFTLVYLFLGVVVTFLLARQVAGTLPGREADDAH, translated from the coding sequence GTGACGGATCTGCTCTATGCGCGGGCCCAGATGGGGCTGTCGCTGGCGTTCCACATCGTCTTCGCCGCCGCGGGGGTGGCGCTGCCGGTGCTGATGGTGATCAGCGACTGGAAGGCGCGGCGCACGGGCGACGCGGACTACCGGCTTTTGAGCCAGAAGTTGGCCAAGGGCACGGCCATCCTGTTCGCGGTCGGGGCGGTGAGCGGCACGGTGCTCTCGTTCGAGCTGGGCCTGCTCTGGCCCGAGTTCATGGGGCAATACGGTGAAGTGATTGGGCTGCCCTTCGCATTGGAGGGCGTGGCCTTCTTCACCGAGGCCATCTTTCTGGGCATCTACCTGTATGGACGGGAGCGGGTATCTCCGGGGCTCCACCTGTTCTCGGGAGTGATGGTGGCGCTGAGCGGCGCGGCGAGCGCCTTCTTCGTCACGCTGGTCAACGTCTTCATGAACGACCCTTCCGGCTTCACGCCCACAGCGGTGGGGCCGATGAACATCGAGCCGCTGGCGGCGATGTTCAGCTCGGGGTGGAAGTACCAGACGGTCCACGTGCTCATCTCGTGCTACCAAGCGAGCGCCTTCGCGATGGCGGGCATCCACGCCTTCGTGCTGCTCAAGCACCCGGGCTCGGGGTTCCACCGCAAGGCGCTGTCGGTGGCGCTGCCGGTGGCATGCCTCACCGCGCTCCTGCAGCCGCTGGTGGGAGACTTCCTGGCGAAGCACACCGCGAAGGAGCAGCCGGTGAAGCTGGCTGCGATGGAAGGACACTTCGACACGGAGCGGGGTGCACCGCTGCGGCTGGGCGGGCTGCCGGATGTGGAGACGGCCACCACGCCGTACGCGTTGGATATCCCCAAGGGGCTGTCCATCCTGGCGTTCGGAGATCCGGACGCCGAGGTGAGGGGCTTGAAGGAGTTCCCCCGAGAGGACTGGCCTCCGGTGGCGAAGGTGCACGTGTCCTTCCAGGTGATGGTGGGGGCGGGCAGCGCGATGGCCCTGTTGTCCGTGGTGACGCTGCTGCTGCGCTGGCGCAAGCGCGAGTGGCCTGCGAGCCGGTGGATGATGCGGGCATGGCTGTGGGCGTCGCCGCTGGGGCTGCTGGCGCTGGAGGCGGGCTGGCTCGTCACCGAGTGGGGACGGCAGCCATGGATCCTCCACGGGGTGATGCGCACGGCCGAGGCGGTGACGCCGGTGCCACACCTGGCCGCGCCGTTCTGGACCTTCACGCTCGTGTACCTCTTCCTGGGCGTGGTGGTGACGTTCCTGCTCGCGCGCCAGGTGGCTGGGACGCTGCCGGGCCGGGAGGCGGATGATGCCCACTGA
- a CDS encoding phage holin family protein, with protein MELESERLERSQLETLSTAELVRHALAETKLLVKAELLHAKKELRDEVKAARTSGILLGVGFTLALCGLAALFVAIGLALPLSSWLGVLLVGVAVLLIAGGLGWFGVKRLPKKPLPHTQERLKADFDLARESLQ; from the coding sequence GTGGAACTCGAATCGGAGCGGCTGGAGCGAAGCCAACTGGAGACCCTGAGTACCGCCGAGCTGGTCCGGCATGCCCTCGCCGAGACGAAGCTGCTCGTCAAAGCGGAGCTGCTGCACGCCAAGAAGGAGCTGCGCGACGAGGTGAAGGCCGCGCGCACCAGCGGCATCTTGCTGGGCGTGGGCTTCACGCTGGCCCTGTGTGGCCTGGCGGCCCTCTTCGTGGCCATCGGTCTGGCGCTGCCGCTGAGCTCGTGGCTCGGGGTGCTGCTGGTGGGGGTGGCCGTCCTGCTCATCGCGGGCGGGCTGGGCTGGTTCGGGGTGAAGCGGCTGCCCAAGAAGCCGCTGCCTCACACCCAGGAGCGTCTCAAGGCGGACTTCGACCTGGCACGGGAGAGTCTGCAATGA
- a CDS encoding ASPIC/UnbV domain-containing protein, giving the protein MGPSPLKKVGQTGFEQSFSGWEPKKLWLQREDGTFEECAFSDGFESRADGRALVAQDLDGDGHQELLMLNRAKPRLQLFVNEGVPGNSMELRLRATKGDPEASTATVKVKTAAGLRAFPVLLTRGYVSSVDPTIHVGLGTETQAEVEVTWRPGVTESFGALQAGRRWALTEGGAKDSTAFAARPPRAPVPKLPLSLEQAGGTKDGRPTAVQLFASWCKPCLKEVPVLSKLAQEGRWQVRGLAAHPPEQAQAEATKMGIGYPVAALMPEVADPLSPGGQLALPTVLLYDASGRLARVVRGGESLEAALAEVAPPVSATPPPP; this is encoded by the coding sequence GTGGGGCCCTCGCCACTGAAGAAGGTGGGGCAGACGGGCTTCGAGCAGTCCTTCTCCGGCTGGGAGCCCAAGAAGCTCTGGCTGCAGCGGGAGGATGGCACCTTCGAGGAGTGCGCCTTCTCGGACGGCTTCGAGTCCCGCGCGGATGGCCGGGCCCTGGTGGCGCAGGACCTCGATGGGGATGGGCACCAGGAGCTGCTCATGCTCAACCGCGCCAAGCCGCGCTTGCAGCTCTTCGTGAATGAGGGCGTCCCCGGTAACTCCATGGAGCTGCGGCTGCGCGCCACGAAGGGAGACCCCGAGGCGAGCACGGCCACGGTGAAGGTGAAGACGGCCGCGGGCCTCCGGGCGTTCCCCGTGCTGCTGACGCGCGGGTATGTGAGCTCGGTGGACCCCACCATCCACGTGGGGCTCGGGACGGAGACGCAGGCCGAAGTCGAGGTGACGTGGCGGCCGGGCGTGACCGAGTCCTTCGGGGCGCTTCAGGCAGGCCGCCGGTGGGCACTCACGGAGGGCGGAGCCAAGGACTCCACCGCGTTCGCGGCCCGCCCGCCTCGCGCGCCCGTGCCCAAGCTGCCCCTGAGCCTGGAGCAGGCGGGCGGCACGAAGGATGGCCGGCCCACTGCGGTGCAGCTGTTCGCCTCGTGGTGCAAGCCCTGCCTCAAGGAGGTGCCCGTCCTGAGCAAGCTGGCGCAAGAAGGCCGGTGGCAGGTGCGCGGCTTGGCGGCCCACCCGCCTGAGCAGGCCCAGGCCGAGGCCACGAAGATGGGCATCGGCTACCCGGTGGCGGCGCTGATGCCCGAGGTGGCGGATCCGCTCTCTCCTGGCGGCCAGCTTGCCCTCCCCACGGTGCTGCTCTACGACGCCTCGGGCCGGCTGGCGCGGGTGGTTCGAGGCGGAGAGTCCCTCGAGGCTGCCCTGGCGGAGGTGGCTCCTCCCGTCTCGGCCACGCCGCCTCCGCCCTGA
- a CDS encoding FG-GAP repeat domain-containing protein, which yields MKSFGLVALLSLTVSPASGASERGSYKVIHQLDTREALQDSLESFFDTRLCTPIKQGRFSFSEEVAAPGVQLPTETFVWISGCSVRALAFEPTAQSATIRLLFELDGVNREGARQSIRGEAAATLSRPRADAWRLEKVEPAWRTESIRPEPRFVERAESAGLVVPAEADGEAAGMQAAMNSGALAVRDFNGDGIQEVLFADPRALYLFRGKEPLHYERTRLSVAPPKGAWFSSLAAGDFDADGDPDVIATTQTAWNADSVPVVLRNDAGTFTAIPTKLPPANSHASLVTDFDGDGKLDLVLLHYPMKFGPDNFLDARDGRPARFFRGMGDFTFQEVSPPKAELHRRWGLAAVAGDLLGEGRPQIYVANDFGDNDLWRFEEGGTPRDVTDAHGLRDPGNGMSADVGDVNGDGRLDLYVANMFSKAGTRVLAATQVDPKLKARLDKFAAGNTLYLARADGGFDEVARARGVNRGLWAFGAIFLDADDDGRLDLAVANGFYSAPNRKDL from the coding sequence ATGAAGTCCTTCGGACTGGTAGCCCTGTTGAGTCTCACCGTGTCGCCTGCTTCCGGTGCTTCGGAGCGGGGCTCGTACAAGGTGATCCACCAGCTGGACACACGCGAGGCGCTGCAGGACTCACTGGAGTCGTTCTTCGACACCCGGCTGTGCACCCCCATCAAGCAGGGCCGCTTCTCTTTCTCGGAGGAGGTGGCCGCGCCCGGCGTGCAGCTCCCCACCGAGACGTTCGTGTGGATCTCCGGGTGCAGCGTGCGTGCGCTCGCCTTCGAGCCCACCGCTCAGAGCGCCACCATCCGTCTCCTCTTCGAGCTGGATGGGGTGAACCGGGAGGGTGCGCGCCAGTCCATCCGAGGCGAGGCGGCCGCCACCCTGAGCCGTCCCCGCGCGGATGCCTGGAGGCTGGAGAAGGTCGAGCCCGCCTGGAGGACCGAGTCCATCCGGCCCGAGCCTCGCTTCGTCGAGCGCGCGGAGAGCGCGGGGCTGGTGGTCCCGGCCGAGGCCGACGGTGAGGCCGCGGGCATGCAGGCGGCGATGAACAGCGGCGCCCTCGCGGTGCGCGACTTCAATGGAGATGGCATCCAGGAGGTCCTGTTCGCGGACCCTCGCGCCCTCTACCTGTTCCGTGGCAAGGAGCCGCTCCACTACGAGCGCACGCGCTTGAGCGTGGCGCCGCCCAAGGGCGCCTGGTTCTCCTCGCTGGCCGCGGGGGACTTCGACGCGGATGGCGACCCGGACGTCATCGCCACCACCCAGACGGCGTGGAACGCGGACTCGGTGCCCGTGGTGCTCCGCAACGACGCGGGGACCTTCACCGCGATTCCCACGAAGCTCCCGCCTGCCAACTCGCACGCCTCGCTCGTCACGGACTTCGATGGGGACGGCAAGCTCGACCTGGTGCTCCTGCACTACCCGATGAAGTTCGGCCCGGACAACTTCCTCGATGCGCGGGATGGGCGTCCGGCTCGCTTCTTCCGGGGCATGGGAGACTTCACCTTCCAAGAAGTGTCGCCGCCCAAGGCCGAGCTGCACCGGCGCTGGGGACTCGCGGCCGTCGCGGGGGATCTGCTTGGAGAGGGCCGGCCGCAGATCTACGTGGCCAACGACTTTGGCGACAACGACCTGTGGCGCTTCGAGGAGGGTGGAACACCTCGGGACGTGACGGACGCGCACGGTCTGAGGGACCCCGGCAACGGTATGAGCGCCGACGTGGGCGACGTGAACGGCGATGGCCGGTTGGACCTCTATGTCGCCAACATGTTCTCCAAGGCGGGCACCCGCGTGCTGGCCGCCACCCAGGTGGACCCCAAGCTGAAGGCCCGGCTGGACAAGTTCGCCGCCGGCAACACGCTCTACCTGGCGCGTGCGGACGGCGGCTTCGACGAGGTGGCCCGCGCCCGAGGCGTCAACCGGGGCTTGTGGGCCTTTGGCGCCATCTTCCTCGACGCGGACGACGATGGGAGGTTGGACCTCGCCGTCGCGAATGGCTTCTACAGCGCGCCCAATCGAAAAGACCTTTGA
- a CDS encoding RCC1-like domain-containing protein encodes MSAVNQRRSIQAVRFAAGLLLASVLGCADFDAEGKAYCERNPANCNPDKTPPTFTGSEQSAARVLGPQTVTLSVTAQDAETQQLHFTWTASAGTLGEPAHTNTASQITWTSPPCLPSGNSVTLSVTVTDDGGFTAQKDFTLSINPCPTPTVSAGDSHSLALRADGTLLAWGSNDSGRLGLGSPIALSATPTKVPGLNALTAVSAGDLFSLALRADGTVWAWGYNFSGILGVGATSDFVATPTMVPNLTDVKAVDAGATHSLALASDGTVWAWGFNDYGQLGDGTTTLRSAPVKVNNLTGVIAVKAGGYHSLALRDDGTVWAWGANYYGQLGDGTTVSQSAPVQVASLSGVTQLVAGTDYALALRDSDKTVWAWGANYSGQLGDGTTTERSQPVSLSSLGSVTALSAGSDFALALRDDGTVLSWGGNYSGQLGDGTTTQRSQPAPVNGLSPVAAIAAGGSFSLALHKDGTLSSWGVTTVGQLGDGVSSLRVSAVQSAVPPGTTITTVSAGGYHSLATDNGGGVWSWGYNRYGQLGNGTTAQSTVPTRVNSLSSVLAVAGGAYHSLAMRNTGDVRAWGRNALGQLGNGTTADSTTPVAVTGLIGAMTAIACGDNHSLALRDSDKTVWAWGYNVYGQLGDTTTANRTAAVQVSGLTGITAIAAGSAHSVARRSDGTVWAWGYNIYGQLGNTTTANSSSPVQVSGLTNVTAISCGTYHCLARHGSGTVSAWGYNAYGQLGNGSTVNRLSPIPVTGLTGIVAIATGRYSSLAIGSEGTIWVWGDNSSGQLGDGTLTNRLAPVQLTGLSNFTSLSGGANHILALRGDNTVWSWGSSQYGQLGDNSPTSRLTPVKTTLPPP; translated from the coding sequence ATGAGCGCCGTGAATCAGCGTAGGAGCATTCAAGCCGTGCGGTTCGCGGCAGGGCTCCTGCTCGCCAGTGTCCTCGGGTGCGCGGACTTCGATGCGGAGGGCAAGGCCTACTGCGAGCGCAACCCCGCCAACTGCAACCCGGACAAGACGCCTCCCACCTTCACCGGGAGCGAGCAGTCCGCCGCCCGCGTCCTCGGGCCGCAAACGGTGACCTTGAGCGTCACGGCGCAGGATGCGGAGACCCAGCAGCTCCACTTCACGTGGACGGCCAGCGCGGGCACGCTCGGGGAGCCGGCCCATACGAACACGGCGAGCCAGATCACCTGGACCTCTCCCCCCTGTCTGCCTTCCGGCAACTCCGTGACCCTCTCCGTGACCGTGACGGATGACGGCGGCTTCACGGCCCAGAAGGACTTCACCCTCTCCATCAACCCCTGCCCCACCCCCACCGTGTCCGCAGGCGACAGCCACTCGCTGGCCCTGCGCGCCGATGGCACGCTCCTGGCCTGGGGATCCAACGACTCTGGCCGGCTGGGGCTGGGCTCGCCCATCGCCCTCTCCGCCACCCCGACGAAGGTCCCCGGGCTGAACGCGCTCACGGCCGTGTCAGCGGGCGACCTCTTCTCGCTGGCCCTGCGTGCCGATGGCACCGTCTGGGCCTGGGGCTACAACTTCAGCGGTATCCTTGGCGTGGGGGCCACCTCCGACTTCGTCGCGACCCCGACGATGGTGCCCAACCTGACGGACGTGAAGGCAGTGGACGCAGGCGCGACCCACTCTCTGGCCCTGGCCAGCGACGGCACCGTCTGGGCCTGGGGCTTCAACGATTACGGCCAGCTCGGGGACGGCACCACCACCCTCCGCAGTGCTCCGGTCAAGGTGAACAACCTGACGGGGGTCATCGCTGTCAAGGCCGGTGGCTACCACTCGCTGGCCCTGCGGGACGACGGCACCGTCTGGGCCTGGGGTGCCAACTACTATGGCCAGCTTGGAGATGGGACGACCGTGAGCCAGTCCGCGCCGGTGCAGGTGGCGAGCCTCTCCGGCGTGACCCAGTTGGTAGCGGGCACCGATTACGCGCTGGCCCTGCGCGACAGTGACAAGACCGTCTGGGCCTGGGGCGCCAACTACTCCGGCCAGCTCGGGGATGGGACGACCACTGAGCGCTCCCAGCCCGTCTCCCTGTCCTCCCTGGGCAGCGTCACCGCGCTCTCGGCGGGAAGCGACTTCGCGCTGGCCCTGCGCGACGATGGCACGGTCTTGTCGTGGGGAGGCAACTACTCCGGCCAGCTCGGAGATGGGACGACCACCCAGCGCAGCCAGCCCGCCCCTGTCAATGGACTGTCCCCCGTGGCAGCCATCGCCGCGGGCGGCAGCTTCTCCCTGGCGCTCCACAAGGATGGAACGCTGTCATCTTGGGGAGTGACGACGGTGGGCCAGTTGGGAGACGGCGTCTCCAGCCTGCGCGTCTCCGCCGTGCAGTCCGCCGTGCCGCCCGGCACCACCATCACCACCGTCAGCGCGGGGGGCTACCACTCGCTGGCCACGGACAACGGCGGCGGCGTCTGGAGCTGGGGCTACAACCGGTACGGGCAGCTCGGAAACGGGACGACGGCCCAGAGCACCGTGCCCACCCGGGTGAACAGCCTGTCCAGCGTGCTGGCCGTGGCCGGAGGGGCGTACCACTCCCTGGCGATGCGCAATACGGGCGACGTGCGCGCCTGGGGACGGAACGCCTTGGGCCAGCTCGGCAACGGCACGACCGCCGATAGCACCACGCCCGTCGCGGTGACGGGGCTGATCGGAGCCATGACGGCCATCGCCTGCGGCGACAACCACTCGCTGGCTTTGCGAGACAGTGACAAGACCGTCTGGGCCTGGGGCTACAACGTCTACGGCCAGCTCGGAGACACCACCACCGCGAACCGCACCGCGGCCGTGCAGGTGTCCGGACTGACGGGCATCACCGCCATCGCGGCGGGCAGCGCGCACTCCGTGGCGCGGAGGAGTGATGGCACCGTCTGGGCCTGGGGCTACAACATCTACGGCCAGCTCGGAAACACCACCACCGCGAACAGCAGCTCGCCGGTGCAGGTGTCCGGGTTGACCAATGTCACCGCCATCTCCTGCGGGACCTACCACTGCCTGGCGCGCCACGGGAGCGGCACGGTCTCGGCCTGGGGCTACAACGCCTACGGCCAGCTCGGGAACGGGTCGACCGTCAACCGCCTCTCCCCCATCCCAGTGACGGGGCTGACCGGCATCGTCGCCATCGCCACCGGCCGGTACAGTTCCCTGGCCATTGGCAGTGAAGGCACCATCTGGGTCTGGGGGGATAACAGCTCCGGGCAGCTCGGGGATGGGACACTCACCAACCGCCTTGCTCCCGTACAACTGACGGGCCTCTCCAACTTCACGTCCCTCTCGGGAGGCGCCAACCACATCCTGGCCCTGCGCGGCGACAACACCGTCTGGTCCTGGGGCTCCAGCCAGTACGGGCAGCTCGGGGACAACTCGCCCACCTCGCGCCTCACGCCCGTGAAGACCACGCTTCCCCCTCCTTGA
- a CDS encoding ADP-ribosylglycohydrolase family protein has translation MPLTPAERQDRFHAAFLGLAIGDALGFPLRGIPPASLTRLTHLADDFAPRPRGKFAKGQFSDDTQLMMAASESIIREGKVDGRSAAAHFAWLWQEGVILQPPRGLAESLQRLAGGAPWMSAGAPLGVKCPSVLSRAMVVGLFEKAGHKRLPHDAGVLTIVTHKDPTCSAAAAAFAQAVALGMEEEALTAAAFCEKLALAAAVHDTDLAEELRHLPRLLTWDTARALTALRKIGVPRSELQGVDGLPAHVVPVLLTSLYAALKVPHDFREAVALVLRCGGEVDVAAAVTGALLGAHLGTRALPARLRKQVLYLDNLVDTADRLFQARQVRETLATALALHRKR, from the coding sequence ATGCCGCTGACTCCCGCTGAGCGCCAGGACAGGTTCCATGCGGCATTCCTGGGCCTTGCCATCGGGGATGCCCTCGGCTTCCCGCTCCGGGGCATCCCTCCGGCCAGCCTCACGCGGCTCACCCACCTGGCGGATGACTTCGCCCCGCGCCCGCGCGGCAAGTTCGCCAAGGGACAGTTCTCGGACGACACCCAGCTGATGATGGCCGCCAGCGAGAGCATCATCCGCGAGGGCAAGGTGGACGGGCGCAGCGCCGCCGCCCACTTCGCCTGGCTCTGGCAGGAGGGCGTCATCCTCCAGCCGCCCCGCGGACTCGCTGAGTCGCTCCAGCGGCTGGCCGGAGGCGCACCGTGGATGAGTGCGGGCGCGCCGCTCGGGGTGAAGTGCCCCTCGGTGCTCAGCCGCGCCATGGTGGTGGGCCTCTTCGAGAAGGCGGGCCACAAGCGCCTGCCCCATGACGCGGGCGTGCTCACCATCGTCACGCACAAGGACCCCACGTGCTCGGCGGCGGCGGCGGCCTTCGCCCAGGCCGTGGCGCTGGGCATGGAGGAGGAGGCGCTCACGGCGGCGGCCTTCTGCGAGAAGCTGGCGCTGGCGGCGGCCGTGCACGACACGGACCTGGCGGAGGAGCTGCGGCACCTGCCTCGGCTGCTCACGTGGGACACAGCGCGGGCGCTGACGGCGCTGCGGAAGATCGGCGTGCCCCGCTCCGAGCTGCAGGGCGTGGATGGGCTGCCCGCGCACGTGGTGCCGGTGCTGCTCACGTCGCTGTACGCGGCGCTGAAGGTGCCGCACGACTTCCGTGAGGCCGTGGCGCTGGTGCTCCGCTGTGGCGGCGAGGTGGACGTGGCGGCGGCGGTGACGGGCGCGCTGCTGGGCGCACACCTGGGCACGCGAGCCCTGCCCGCGCGGCTGCGCAAGCAGGTGCTCTACTTGGACAACCTGGTGGACACGGCGGACCGCCTCTTCCAGGCGCGGCAGGTGCGCGAGACGCTGGCCACGGCGCTCGCGCTGCACCGCAAGCGCTGA
- a CDS encoding RrF2 family transcriptional regulator: MHLTLHADYSLRVLLYLAARPDRLVSTQEVSEAYGISKNHLVRVMQALGKHGFVEVRPGRSGGVMLARAPSEISLGKVFRATEPDFHLAECFDREHNTCPISPACGLKGVLFEAREAFLGVLDKYTLADLTKRSRPDLLTLFFPTPSAREG, from the coding sequence GTGCATCTGACGCTTCACGCTGACTACTCGCTGCGCGTCCTGCTGTACCTGGCCGCACGCCCGGATCGCCTCGTCTCCACCCAAGAGGTGAGCGAGGCGTACGGCATCTCCAAGAACCACCTGGTGCGGGTGATGCAAGCGCTGGGGAAGCACGGCTTCGTGGAGGTGCGCCCCGGGCGCTCGGGGGGCGTGATGCTGGCGCGGGCGCCCTCGGAGATTTCCCTGGGCAAGGTGTTCCGGGCCACCGAGCCGGACTTCCACCTGGCCGAGTGCTTCGACCGGGAGCACAACACATGCCCCATCTCGCCCGCGTGCGGCCTCAAGGGCGTGCTCTTCGAGGCCCGCGAGGCGTTCCTCGGGGTGCTGGACAAGTACACGCTGGCGGATCTCACGAAGCGCTCGCGCCCGGATCTGCTCACCCTCTTCTTCCCCACCCCCTCGGCGCGCGAAGGGTGA
- a CDS encoding 2Fe-2S iron-sulfur cluster-binding protein has protein sequence MSRIRYAAQWYPLEPQESVLEGLLRQGVSVPHACKAGVCQSCLVRAVSGAVPAQAQVGLKETLKARNYFLACSCRPEPGSELELSGGAEELQVPARLESLELLSEEVLRVRLRPEAPFDYRAGQYLTLLRGDGLARSYSLASLPGEEALELHVRLLPGGAMSGWLGTQARPGDTVRIQGPVGECFYVPGQPEQPLLLAGTGTGLAPLYGVVRDALAEGHTGPIWLFHGARERSGLYLIEALRELAARHPNLHYRPSVLEGRLGEGIAVGELDTLIRAECPKPAGWRAFLCGNPERVISLRKKLFLAGLSLKAIHADAFLPSARPPEGLGATARASDASR, from the coding sequence ATGTCCCGGATCCGATACGCGGCGCAGTGGTACCCGCTGGAGCCTCAAGAGTCCGTCCTGGAGGGGCTGTTGCGCCAGGGCGTCTCCGTGCCTCATGCGTGCAAGGCGGGAGTGTGCCAGTCCTGCCTCGTGCGCGCGGTGAGCGGCGCGGTGCCAGCGCAGGCCCAGGTGGGGCTCAAGGAGACGCTCAAGGCGCGCAACTACTTCCTCGCGTGCTCCTGCCGGCCCGAGCCGGGCTCGGAGTTGGAGCTCTCCGGGGGCGCCGAGGAACTGCAGGTGCCCGCGCGGCTCGAGTCGCTGGAGCTCCTGAGCGAGGAGGTGCTGCGCGTTCGCCTCCGTCCGGAGGCTCCGTTCGACTACCGAGCCGGGCAGTACCTCACGCTGCTGCGCGGGGATGGCCTGGCGCGCAGCTACTCGCTGGCGAGCCTGCCGGGGGAAGAGGCGCTGGAGCTGCACGTGCGCCTGTTGCCGGGCGGGGCGATGAGTGGCTGGCTCGGCACACAGGCCCGGCCAGGGGACACGGTGCGCATTCAAGGCCCCGTGGGCGAGTGCTTCTATGTCCCGGGCCAGCCCGAGCAGCCGCTGCTGCTCGCGGGCACGGGCACGGGGCTCGCGCCGCTGTACGGCGTGGTGCGGGACGCGCTCGCCGAAGGCCACACCGGTCCCATCTGGCTCTTCCACGGCGCCCGGGAGCGGAGCGGGCTCTACCTTATCGAGGCGCTGCGCGAGCTGGCCGCGCGCCACCCGAACCTGCACTACCGCCCCAGCGTCCTCGAAGGCCGTCTGGGCGAGGGAATCGCCGTGGGAGAGCTGGACACCCTCATCCGCGCCGAGTGCCCCAAGCCCGCGGGGTGGCGCGCATTCCTCTGCGGGAACCCGGAGCGGGTGATATCCCTTCGGAAGAAGCTCTTCCTGGCGGGACTCTCCCTGAAGGCCATTCACGCGGATGCCTTCCTGCCGAGTGCCCGCCCTCCCGAGGGCTTGGGGGCGACGGCTCGTGCATCTGACGCTTCACGCTGA